In Candidatus Fusobacterium pullicola, one DNA window encodes the following:
- a CDS encoding DUF554 domain-containing protein has translation MFGTIVNTLAIIAGCLIGGFIKKGIPQKYEEAMLNACGLAACGIGFSSVISNMNKSGYPVLFIVSLVIGSVIGTKFDLDDKIQTLIKKYAKGNLGEGIVTAALLFCIGSLSIVGSVMAALKSDYTFLFTNASLDFVGSVIFSSTYGIGLIIVALILFCWQGSIYFLTKYICLDFFSEELIVELCIVGGFLIVATGLGVLKIKNIKTLNLLPALLIPILFFLIKRFL, from the coding sequence ATGTTCGGAACAATTGTTAATACTTTAGCTATAATAGCTGGTTGCTTAATAGGGGGATTTATAAAAAAAGGGATCCCTCAAAAATATGAAGAAGCTATGTTAAATGCTTGTGGTTTAGCTGCTTGTGGTATTGGATTTAGCTCAGTCATATCAAATATGAATAAAAGTGGATATCCGGTGCTTTTTATTGTCAGTTTAGTTATTGGATCTGTAATAGGAACAAAATTTGATTTAGATGATAAAATACAAACCCTTATAAAAAAATATGCTAAGGGAAATCTTGGAGAGGGAATTGTAACAGCAGCTCTTCTTTTCTGTATAGGCTCTCTTTCTATAGTCGGATCTGTAATGGCAGCCTTAAAAAGTGATTATACATTTTTATTTACTAATGCTTCTTTAGACTTTGTAGGTTCTGTAATATTCTCCTCTACCTATGGAATAGGATTAATTATTGTAGCACTTATTCTATTTTGTTGGCAAGGAAGTATCTACTTCCTTACTAAATATATTTGCCTAGATTTCTTTAGTGAAGAACTAATAGTGGAGCTTTGTATCGTTGGTGGTTTTTTAATTGTTGCAACAGGACTTGGAGTATTAAAAATTAAAAATATAAAAACTTTAAATCTTCTTCCAGCTCTATTGATACCTATTCTATTTTTTCTAATTAAAAGATTTTTATAA
- a CDS encoding XRE family transcriptional regulator: protein MNIGKKIKRLRQEKYLTQDELASRCELSKGFISQVERDLTSPSITNLADILEGLGTNLKDFFSDDTDEKIVFNLNDAFEVIDSKMKYKVEWIIPNAQKNQMEPILLTLEEGGRYKEEIAHDGQEFGYILEGEINIHLGENIFKAKKGESFYYNSGKNHYLSNSGKGVAQILWVSTPPSF from the coding sequence ATGAATATAGGAAAAAAAATAAAAAGATTGAGACAAGAAAAATATCTAACTCAAGATGAACTAGCGAGTCGTTGTGAATTATCAAAAGGATTTATTTCTCAAGTAGAAAGAGATTTAACTTCTCCATCTATTACAAATTTAGCTGATATTTTAGAGGGATTAGGAACAAATCTTAAGGATTTTTTTAGTGATGATACTGATGAAAAAATTGTTTTTAATCTTAATGATGCCTTTGAAGTTATTGACTCTAAAATGAAGTATAAAGTTGAATGGATTATTCCAAATGCTCAAAAAAATCAGATGGAACCTATTTTACTTACCTTAGAAGAGGGGGGAAGATATAAAGAAGAGATAGCCCATGATGGTCAAGAGTTTGGATATATACTTGAAGGAGAGATTAATATTCATTTAGGAGAAAATATTTTTAAAGCTAAAAAAGGTGAGTCTTTTTATTATAATTCAGGAAAAAATCACTATCTCTCTAATTCTGGAAAAGGAGTTGCTCAGATCCTTTGGGTTTCTACTCCACCATCTTTTTAA
- a CDS encoding uracil-DNA glycosylase, which yields MEEIDNFWEEIKFEVGILGKTYGDTAERKVLVGSGNREGKILFIGDDPDLYQNEDLKVAPSSSGEFLIKLCDIEGIEPENYYITTLAKRDCKFSEFMDEEKEQLKELLNMQIALIKPKIIVALGAEVAENLLGRDVKLGEERGKILEWIGGIKLFITYDVNFVKKSRNEDGKKSRAALEFWNDLKILKQELDKIDG from the coding sequence TTGGAAGAGATAGATAATTTTTGGGAAGAGATAAAATTTGAAGTAGGAATATTAGGAAAAACATATGGGGATACAGCAGAGAGAAAGGTACTTGTAGGAAGTGGAAATAGAGAGGGGAAGATACTTTTTATAGGAGATGACCCAGATTTATATCAAAATGAGGATTTAAAAGTTGCACCTAGTTCGAGTGGAGAGTTTTTAATAAAACTTTGTGATATTGAAGGTATAGAACCAGAGAATTACTATATTACTACTTTAGCTAAGAGAGATTGCAAGTTTTCAGAGTTTATGGATGAGGAGAAAGAGCAATTAAAGGAACTATTAAATATGCAAATAGCCCTAATAAAACCGAAGATAATAGTTGCCTTAGGGGCTGAAGTTGCTGAAAACTTATTAGGTAGAGATGTAAAATTGGGTGAAGAGAGAGGAAAGATTTTAGAATGGATTGGTGGAATAAAACTTTTCATTACATATGATGTGAATTTTGTAAAAAAATCTAGGAATGAAGATGGTAAAAAATCTAGGGCTGCTTTAGAATTTTGGAATGATTTAAAAATTTTGAAACAAGAGTTGGATAAGATAGATGGATAA
- the sstT gene encoding serine/threonine transporter SstT — MIKLYEKWIKISLIKRILVGMVIGIFLAIVAPQKASGIVIFGDLFVSALKAIAPVLVFFLVIAAVVQHKKGQKTNMQSIIVLYLLGTFLAAVVAVIGSFIFPVDLILKASESSIAPPGNIVGVLKGLLMNLVDNPVNALIKGNYIGILFWSILFGFFLREGNENTKSVVIDISEVILKVVKTVIECAPIGIMGLIFNSLSTNGLASLLAYGKLILLLLGCMAFVAFVVNPLIVWVMIRQNPYPLTLKCLKYSGVTAFFTRSSAANIPVNMSLCEELGLDKDVYSVSIPLGATINMAGAAITISVFALSAAHTLGVQVDIFSAILLSILSAISACGASGVAGGSLLLIPLACSLFGISNDIAMQVVGVGFIIGVIQDSCETALNSSTDVLFTSIAEYANWRKEGRKISFSRVENVAK, encoded by the coding sequence ATGATAAAATTATATGAAAAATGGATTAAAATTAGTTTAATAAAGAGAATACTAGTTGGTATGGTAATAGGAATATTTCTTGCTATAGTAGCTCCACAAAAAGCTAGTGGAATTGTAATATTTGGAGATTTATTTGTAAGTGCTTTAAAAGCTATTGCTCCAGTACTTGTTTTTTTCTTGGTTATAGCTGCTGTTGTTCAGCATAAGAAAGGACAAAAGACAAATATGCAATCAATAATAGTGTTATATTTACTAGGAACATTTTTAGCAGCTGTTGTAGCTGTTATAGGAAGTTTTATTTTTCCGGTAGATCTTATATTAAAAGCCAGTGAGAGTAGTATAGCTCCTCCTGGAAATATAGTTGGAGTACTAAAAGGATTACTAATGAACTTAGTAGATAATCCAGTAAATGCTCTTATTAAAGGAAATTATATAGGAATTCTTTTCTGGAGTATTCTTTTTGGATTTTTCTTGAGAGAGGGAAATGAAAATACGAAGAGTGTTGTAATTGATATATCAGAGGTTATTTTAAAAGTTGTAAAAACTGTAATTGAGTGTGCTCCAATAGGTATTATGGGACTTATATTTAATTCATTAAGTACAAATGGATTAGCTAGTTTATTGGCATATGGAAAGTTAATTTTATTATTACTTGGATGTATGGCTTTCGTAGCCTTTGTTGTAAATCCTCTTATAGTTTGGGTTATGATTAGACAAAACCCATATCCATTAACATTGAAATGTTTAAAATATAGTGGAGTTACAGCTTTTTTTACAAGAAGTTCTGCGGCTAATATACCAGTAAATATGAGTTTATGTGAAGAATTAGGTTTAGATAAAGATGTATATTCAGTTTCAATTCCTTTAGGAGCAACAATAAATATGGCAGGAGCAGCTATTACAATATCGGTATTTGCTCTAAGTGCAGCTCATACTTTGGGAGTACAAGTGGATATATTTTCGGCAATATTATTAAGTATATTATCAGCTATAAGTGCTTGTGGAGCTTCTGGAGTAGCTGGAGGGTCATTACTTCTTATTCCATTAGCATGTAGTCTATTTGGTATCTCTAATGATATAGCAATGCAAGTTGTTGGAGTAGGATTTATAATAGGAGTTATTCAAGACTCTTGTGAAACTGCACTTAACTCATCTACAGATGTTTTATTTACAAGTATTGCAGAATATGCTAACTGGAGAAAAGAGGGAAGAAAGATATCATTTTCAAGGGTTGAAAATGTAGCTAAATAA
- a CDS encoding esterase translates to MHVNHYRHYSHNLGREMEFLVYGHGGRPIVVFPAQDGRFYDFYNFGMVDAATEYINQGKIMLFCVDSIDGESWSRLGENYENRIAQHDRWFKYVMDEAIPKFRQIYGDRTGDYNCQFMTTGCSMGAYHALNFFLRRPDVFNGVIALSGLYHAGYFFPNYNNGTIYENSPNDYMRNIPWNHEVLGKYRNSDIILCCGQGRWEEECIKDTADLKVEFDRLQVPVWIDFWGYDVDHDWPWWKVQFPYFLKFVV, encoded by the coding sequence ATGCATGTAAATCATTATAGACACTACAGTCACAACTTAGGAAGAGAGATGGAATTTTTAGTATATGGTCATGGTGGAAGACCAATAGTTGTTTTTCCAGCTCAAGATGGAAGGTTTTATGATTTCTATAATTTTGGAATGGTAGATGCAGCAACTGAATATATAAACCAAGGGAAGATTATGCTGTTTTGTGTAGATAGTATAGATGGTGAGTCTTGGTCTAGATTAGGAGAAAACTATGAAAATAGAATAGCTCAACATGATAGATGGTTCAAATATGTAATGGATGAGGCTATACCAAAATTTAGACAGATTTATGGAGATAGAACTGGAGATTATAACTGTCAATTTATGACTACTGGGTGTAGTATGGGAGCTTATCACGCTTTAAACTTTTTCTTACGTCGTCCAGATGTTTTTAATGGAGTGATAGCTTTAAGTGGACTATACCATGCTGGATATTTCTTCCCAAACTATAATAATGGAACAATATATGAAAATTCTCCAAATGATTATATGAGAAATATACCTTGGAATCATGAGGTTTTAGGAAAATATAGAAATTCTGATATTATTCTATGTTGTGGTCAAGGAAGATGGGAAGAAGAGTGTATCAAGGATACTGCCGATTTAAAAGTAGAATTTGATAGATTACAAGTTCCAGTATGGATAGATTTTTGGGGATATGATGTAGACCATGATTGGCCTTGGTGGAAAGTACAATTCCCTTACTTTTTAAAATTTGTAGTGTAG
- a CDS encoding 5-formyltetrahydrofolate cyclo-ligase, which yields MDKKALRKSIKQIRNSLPESERKSQSILICKKLLELDEYKKANKILSFMNFGSEIEIENFNQEVLKNGKKLYLPRVEKDGTLSVIEYGTGFSIGAFGIREPIGEIYMGELDLIVTPGLAFDRDGNRLGYGKGYYDKLFIQHTNSVKIAPIFDIQLVEKVPSEEHDMKVNILITKNEVLKVKKY from the coding sequence ATGGATAAAAAGGCATTAAGAAAAAGTATAAAACAAATTAGAAATTCTCTTCCAGAGAGTGAAAGAAAATCTCAAAGTATATTAATATGTAAAAAGTTATTAGAATTAGATGAATATAAGAAAGCTAACAAAATTTTATCCTTTATGAATTTTGGAAGTGAAATTGAGATTGAAAATTTTAATCAAGAAGTTTTGAAAAATGGTAAAAAACTATATCTTCCAAGAGTAGAGAAGGACGGAACATTATCAGTGATAGAGTATGGAACTGGTTTTTCAATAGGAGCCTTTGGAATAAGAGAGCCTATAGGGGAGATATATATGGGTGAGTTAGATTTGATAGTAACCCCTGGATTAGCTTTTGATAGAGATGGAAATAGGCTGGGATATGGAAAAGGGTATTATGACAAACTTTTTATACAGCATACTAATTCTGTAAAGATAGCTCCAATATTTGATATTCAACTAGTTGAAAAAGTTCCGAGTGAAGAACATGATATGAAAGTAAATATATTAATTACTAAAAATGAGGTTTTAAAAGTTAAGAAGTATTGA
- a CDS encoding prolyl oligopeptidase family serine peptidase, translated as MVLKERIYIEPFNLHRMLHIYLPDDIQLNEKFPVIYMFDGHNLFYDSDATYGKSWGIKEVLDNHKQRVIIVGLECNHEGNRRLCEFSPYSFNDKIFGEVTGLGKITIEWICNVLKPYIDEKFPTKPEREYTALGGSSMGGLMSVYGLAARSDIFSMGICVSSFYDHIFKKLVDDISKFKIHKKTKAYISWGNHEFHTKKQLAVGTEKNMIVTRIFSQKGVTVFPHMMVDGAHNEESWEKETLTWLYELGLYK; from the coding sequence ATGGTATTAAAAGAGAGAATATATATAGAACCGTTCAATCTTCATAGAATGCTTCACATATATTTACCAGATGACATTCAACTAAATGAAAAATTTCCGGTAATATATATGTTTGATGGACATAATCTGTTCTACGATTCAGATGCTACATATGGAAAATCATGGGGGATAAAAGAGGTATTAGATAATCATAAACAAAGAGTTATAATTGTTGGATTGGAATGTAATCATGAAGGAAATAGGAGATTATGTGAATTTTCTCCGTACTCTTTTAATGATAAGATTTTTGGAGAGGTAACAGGACTAGGAAAGATTACTATAGAGTGGATTTGTAATGTATTAAAGCCATATATAGATGAAAAATTTCCTACAAAACCGGAAAGAGAGTATACAGCTTTAGGTGGTAGTTCAATGGGAGGACTGATGTCTGTATATGGATTAGCGGCAAGATCAGATATATTCTCAATGGGAATATGTGTATCTTCTTTTTATGATCATATTTTTAAAAAGTTAGTAGATGATATTTCAAAGTTTAAAATTCATAAGAAAACAAAGGCTTATATAAGTTGGGGAAATCATGAATTTCATACCAAAAAGCAATTAGCAGTAGGAACTGAAAAAAATATGATAGTTACAAGAATATTTTCTCAAAAAGGAGTAACAGTATTTCCACATATGATGGTTGATGGAGCTCATAATGAGGAGTCTTGGGAAAAAGAAACATTAACATGGTTATATGAGCTGGGATTGTATAAATAA
- a CDS encoding ATP-grasp domain-containing protein — MNFIFISPNFPKSYWNFCRGLKNNGVNTLGIGDAEYDFLSDELKSSLNEYYKVSSLENYDEVYRACAYFAFKYGKIDWLESNNEYWLLRDAQLRTDFNITSGLRNDKIAGIKYKSKMKEFYKKAGVKTARYHLVTTFEEGKKFIKSVGFPVVVKPDNGVGAAATYKLKNEEEMKFFYDNLGEEQYIMEEFVNGELLSYDGIAGRDKEIIFETAHVYPVPIMDIVNNGMDVMYYSYREIPEDLKEAGRKVVQTFDTNSRVFHCEFFRLLEDKPGLGKKGDIIGLEVNMRPPGGYTPDMMNYANDIDVYQIWANMVTYNEGYFDKESRPYCCVYAARRDGYNYVHSIDSVLSKYGNNIVMKERMPEVLSGAMGNDMLTARFPEQDQAIEFIDFYLKKM; from the coding sequence ATGAATTTTATTTTTATTTCACCAAATTTTCCAAAAAGTTATTGGAACTTTTGTAGAGGATTAAAAAATAATGGAGTTAATACTTTAGGAATAGGAGATGCAGAATATGACTTTTTAAGTGATGAGTTAAAAAGTTCGTTGAATGAGTATTATAAAGTATCTTCATTAGAAAATTACGATGAGGTGTATAGAGCCTGTGCTTACTTTGCGTTTAAATATGGAAAGATAGATTGGTTAGAGTCAAATAACGAGTATTGGTTACTACGTGATGCACAACTACGTACAGACTTTAATATTACTTCAGGATTAAGAAATGATAAAATTGCTGGAATAAAATACAAGAGCAAAATGAAGGAATTTTATAAGAAGGCTGGAGTAAAAACAGCTAGATACCATTTAGTAACAACTTTTGAAGAGGGGAAAAAGTTTATAAAATCAGTGGGATTTCCAGTAGTTGTTAAGCCAGATAATGGGGTAGGGGCAGCAGCTACTTATAAATTAAAAAATGAAGAAGAGATGAAATTTTTCTATGATAATTTAGGAGAAGAACAGTATATCATGGAAGAGTTTGTAAATGGTGAGTTACTCTCTTATGATGGAATAGCTGGAAGAGATAAAGAAATTATATTTGAAACAGCTCATGTATATCCAGTACCAATAATGGATATAGTAAATAATGGAATGGATGTAATGTATTACTCATATAGAGAGATTCCAGAAGATTTAAAAGAAGCTGGAAGAAAAGTTGTTCAAACTTTTGATACTAATAGTAGAGTTTTCCATTGTGAATTTTTTAGGTTACTTGAAGATAAGCCAGGATTAGGGAAAAAAGGGGATATTATAGGTTTAGAAGTGAATATGCGTCCACCTGGAGGATATACACCAGATATGATGAACTATGCTAATGATATAGATGTATATCAAATTTGGGCAAATATGGTAACATATAATGAGGGGTATTTTGATAAAGAATCAAGACCTTATTGTTGCGTATATGCAGCTAGAAGAGATGGTTATAATTATGTTCATAGTATAGATAGTGTATTGAGTAAATATGGGAACAATATTGTAATGAAAGAGAGAATGCCAGAGGTATTATCTGGAGCTATGGGAAATGATATGTTGACAGCTAGATTTCCAGAGCAAGATCAAGCTATAGAGTTTATTGATTTTTACTTAAAAAAAATGTAA
- the speD gene encoding adenosylmethionine decarboxylase: MKLETLGRHILIEFYNCNEEIMKNPEIIEKRMNEAARVANATIVQSVFHHFNPYGVSGAVIISESHLAIHTWPEYGYAAVDVFTCGDKINPWTAFKFLEDVFEADRSESIEVPRGMVEKIRNFSHRDLGKITFKPEVVEEEVC, translated from the coding sequence TTGAAACTAGAAACACTTGGAAGACATATTTTAATTGAATTTTACAACTGTAATGAGGAGATAATGAAAAATCCTGAAATTATTGAAAAGAGAATGAATGAAGCAGCAAGGGTGGCTAATGCTACAATAGTCCAATCTGTATTTCATCATTTTAACCCGTATGGAGTATCTGGAGCAGTTATAATTTCAGAATCACATTTAGCTATACACACTTGGCCTGAGTATGGATATGCTGCTGTTGATGTATTTACTTGTGGAGATAAGATAAATCCTTGGACAGCTTTTAAATTTTTAGAGGATGTATTTGAAGCTGATAGAAGTGAGTCAATTGAAGTTCCAAGAGGAATGGTTGAAAAGATTAGGAATTTTTCACATAGAGATTTAGGAAAGATAACTTTTAAGCCAGAGGTAGTAGAGGAGGAAGTATGTTAG
- a CDS encoding MarR family transcriptional regulator, translating into MDNIKGITNCSQCGRGCHIPALMCGRGIRFFEILKSSDTEEKEEKKGCCGSGEGHHHGHHHGHGCGCGKHREHLPMDELSELIRKCNHYIVHHKGRGQGKILKILAKQGEISQKDLQDILEIQSGSISELLAKLEEKGMIVRTKSEEDKRKAIISITELGREKVANCGCKNRAERLYAGLSKEEKEDLKRLLNKLVESWNNQD; encoded by the coding sequence ATGGATAATATAAAAGGAATAACAAATTGTAGCCAATGTGGAAGAGGGTGTCATATCCCTGCTTTAATGTGTGGAAGAGGTATCAGATTTTTCGAAATATTAAAATCTAGTGATACAGAGGAAAAAGAAGAGAAAAAAGGATGTTGTGGAAGTGGAGAGGGACATCATCATGGTCATCACCATGGACATGGGTGTGGATGTGGAAAGCATAGAGAGCACCTACCAATGGATGAATTATCAGAATTAATAAGAAAATGTAACCACTATATAGTTCATCATAAGGGAAGAGGTCAAGGAAAAATTTTAAAAATTTTAGCAAAGCAAGGTGAGATATCACAAAAAGATCTACAAGATATTTTAGAGATTCAATCTGGATCAATCAGTGAGTTATTGGCTAAATTAGAGGAAAAAGGTATGATAGTTAGAACAAAATCGGAAGAGGATAAAAGAAAAGCTATTATATCAATAACAGAATTAGGAAGAGAAAAAGTAGCTAACTGTGGATGTAAAAATAGAGCTGAAAGACTTTATGCTGGACTTTCAAAAGAGGAAAAAGAGGATTTAAAAAGATTATTAAATAAATTAGTAGAGAGTTGGAATAATCAAGATTAA
- a CDS encoding YebC/PmpR family DNA-binding transcriptional regulator: MAGHSKWANIQHRKGAQDKKRAKLFTKFGRELTIAAKEGGGDPSFNPRLRLAIEKAKAGNMPKDILERAIKKGTGELEGVDFIEMRYEGYGPVGTAFIVDVVTDNKNRSASELRMTFTRKGGNLGTDGAVAWMFKKQGVITVKSEGIDADEFMMAALEAGAEDVSEENGVFEVITDYTEFQNVLESLKAAGYNYEEAEIAMNPENKVEITDLDTAKKVMALYDALDDLDDVQEVYANFDIADDILAQLD; encoded by the coding sequence GTGGCAGGACATAGTAAATGGGCAAATATCCAACACAGAAAAGGAGCTCAAGATAAAAAAAGAGCAAAATTATTCACTAAATTTGGTAGAGAGTTAACAATCGCAGCTAAAGAAGGTGGAGGAGATCCTAGTTTCAACCCAAGATTAAGACTTGCAATAGAGAAAGCAAAAGCTGGGAATATGCCTAAGGATATATTAGAAAGAGCAATCAAAAAAGGAACAGGAGAGCTTGAAGGAGTAGACTTCATAGAGATGAGATATGAAGGATATGGACCAGTAGGTACAGCTTTTATAGTTGACGTAGTAACAGATAATAAAAACAGATCAGCTTCTGAACTTAGAATGACTTTCACAAGAAAAGGTGGAAACTTAGGTACAGATGGTGCTGTTGCATGGATGTTCAAAAAGCAAGGAGTAATTACAGTAAAATCTGAAGGAATAGATGCAGATGAATTTATGATGGCAGCTTTAGAAGCTGGAGCAGAAGATGTTTCTGAAGAAAATGGAGTATTTGAAGTAATTACTGATTATACAGAGTTCCAAAATGTATTAGAAAGTTTAAAAGCAGCTGGATATAACTATGAAGAGGCAGAGATAGCTATGAATCCAGAAAATAAAGTAGAGATAACTGATTTAGATACAGCTAAAAAAGTAATGGCTCTTTATGATGCTTTAGATGATTTAGATGACGTTCAAGAGGTTTATGCAAACTTTGATATAGCTGATGATATATTAGCTCAATTAGATTAA
- the speE gene encoding polyamine aminopropyltransferase has product MLDLWYSENWSDETKFSIKVKEHIYSEQTPFQKIDFFVSNEYGRFFTLDGLIMITEKDEFSYHEMITHVPMCTNLNIKNVLVIGGGDGGTVRELTRYSSIERIDMVEIDERVVRLSQKFLPFTADKLTDGRVTLYFEDGLKFVKECKDKIYDLILVDSTDPISVGEGLFSKEFYEDCFRILKEDGILVNQHESPYYEKYATEMKKAHDKIKHIFPIAKVYQFHQPTYASGHWLFGFASKKYDPIKDCSTENWDKLGIETKYYNTEIQRACFVLPNYVKKKLEE; this is encoded by the coding sequence ATGTTAGATTTATGGTATAGTGAAAATTGGTCAGATGAGACAAAATTTTCTATAAAGGTAAAAGAGCACATTTATTCAGAGCAAACTCCTTTTCAAAAAATAGATTTCTTTGTATCTAATGAATATGGAAGATTTTTTACATTAGATGGACTTATTATGATAACGGAGAAAGATGAGTTTTCTTATCATGAGATGATAACCCATGTGCCTATGTGCACTAATTTAAATATAAAAAATGTTTTGGTAATAGGTGGAGGAGATGGTGGAACAGTAAGAGAGCTCACTAGATACTCTTCAATAGAGAGAATAGATATGGTAGAGATAGATGAAAGAGTAGTTAGACTTTCACAGAAATTCCTTCCTTTTACTGCAGATAAACTGACAGATGGGAGAGTAACACTTTATTTTGAAGATGGATTAAAATTTGTAAAAGAGTGTAAAGATAAAATATATGATTTGATATTAGTTGATTCGACTGATCCGATTTCAGTTGGAGAGGGGCTTTTTAGTAAGGAATTTTATGAAGATTGCTTTAGAATCTTAAAAGAGGATGGAATCTTAGTAAATCAGCACGAATCACCTTATTATGAGAAATATGCTACAGAGATGAAAAAAGCTCATGATAAAATAAAACATATTTTTCCGATAGCTAAGGTGTATCAATTTCATCAGCCAACTTATGCCTCTGGGCATTGGTTATTTGGTTTTGCTTCAAAGAAATATGATCCAATAAAGGATTGTAGCACTGAGAATTGGGATAAGTTGGGAATAGAAACAAAATACTATAATACAGAAATACAAAGAGCTTGTTTTGTATTACCAAATTATGTAAAGAAAAAATTGGAAGAATAG
- a CDS encoding MBL fold metallo-hydrolase produces the protein MKISILGSGSGGNATYIESENGKILIDAGFSCKKIEERLNSIQRELSDINGILITHEHIDHIQGAGIISRKYNIPIYITQESFKAGEAKLGKISTENLKIIDNKKFIINDSLLIKPFDVMHDAQRTVGYRIESQNGKIAAISTDIGYVNNIVRENFKEADIMVIESNYDYNMLMNCSYPWDLKARVKSRNGHLSNNEAAKFIKEMYNEKLKKIYLAHISKDSNNPDIVRDTVAQELRANRIRVEYELARQDMATELFEL, from the coding sequence ATGAAAATTTCGATACTTGGAAGTGGAAGTGGAGGAAATGCCACATACATAGAGAGTGAAAATGGAAAAATTTTAATTGATGCAGGATTTAGTTGTAAAAAAATCGAGGAGAGATTAAATTCTATTCAAAGAGAACTTTCGGATATAAATGGAATTTTAATTACCCATGAGCATATTGACCATATACAGGGAGCTGGAATTATATCAAGAAAATATAATATACCAATCTATATTACTCAGGAGAGTTTTAAAGCTGGAGAGGCTAAGCTTGGAAAGATTTCCACCGAAAATTTAAAAATTATAGATAATAAGAAATTTATAATAAATGATAGTTTGCTGATAAAGCCCTTTGATGTGATGCATGACGCTCAAAGAACAGTAGGTTATAGGATTGAGTCTCAAAATGGAAAAATAGCTGCTATATCTACAGATATAGGGTATGTAAATAATATAGTGAGAGAAAACTTTAAAGAGGCAGATATAATGGTAATAGAGAGTAATTATGATTATAATATGCTTATGAATTGTAGTTATCCTTGGGATTTAAAGGCTAGAGTTAAAAGTAGAAATGGGCATTTATCAAATAATGAAGCAGCTAAATTTATTAAAGAGATGTATAATGAAAAATTGAAAAAGATATATTTAGCTCATATAAGTAAGGATAGTAATAATCCAGATATTGTAAGAGATACTGTAGCTCAGGAGTTAAGAGCTAATAGAATAAGAGTAGAGTACGAATTAGCTAGACAGGATATGGCTACTGAATTATTCGAATTATAG